The sequence TCAACACGTCGCTGGGGCCGGCCGCGATCGTGAAGCCGGCGATCAAGCCACCCTGGACGCCGTCGAAGAAAACAGCCGGCCCGCCGCCGGGCGAGGCGAGCAACGTCTGGTTGCTGCCCGAGCCGAGGAGCCAGACGCTATCGGCCATGACGACGTGTTCGGTGTAGGTGCCGGGCAGGACGCGGACCACGGTGGGCGCGACCGCCGCATCGATGGCGGCCTGGATCGCCCCGAACGGCTGGGCCGGGGAGCCGTTTGGGGCGCCGCCGCTGTGGCCGGCGTCAACGTAGAGCATGGCGGGTGAGTCGCCGCTTCGCGGATCCGAACCGAGCTCCAGTTCCTCGACGTTGAGCAGCAGATCGCCGTCGGCGTCGCGCATCGCGTCGGTGGGGTCGAACGGATCAAGCCCGTGGGTCGTCTCCCAGTCGTCCGGCATCCCGTCGTTGTCCGTGTCCAGGGCGATGGTGAACCAGCGCGTGGATGAGGAGGGGCGCACCTTGCCGAAGTTGGTGACCGCCTCGACCTTCCAGTACTGGCGCAGTCCGGTCAGGCCGTCGGCGGCCGTAATGTGGTACGAGGTGTCTGTCAGGCCATCGACCACGAGTTCGGGCGAGGTGAATTGCTCGTTGTTGTCGACGCTGAGGCGGTAGGTGACCGTCTCGTAGACGCCCACCGGCACCGAAGTTCCCCACGAGAGCCAGAGGTCCGGGGCAGCGTACTGGGTGCCCGAGGCGGGGGCGGCGAGGGCGAACGTGCCGGGTGCCACACGCGTGCGCCACAGCGTGGGGTCGCCCAGCCACATCATGCCGAACGTCCAGGAGCGTTCGCCGTTGTCGTAGGGCTGGAAGCTGTCGAACCAGTTCTGGGCTGCGTAACCGATCGGATAGAACTGGCCGATCGGCTGGTAGTAGGGACCGTTCTCGTTCATGCCGCCGGTCTTGGTCGAACCGATGGCGCCCAAGCCTGGGCCCCGGTTCATCGTGTACCAGACCCCCATGCAGTTGCTGTCGGTCCAGAGCGCGTTCGAGCAGGCGTAGAGGTTGTAGTAGATCACCTTGGGCGGTGTGTTGACGATGTCGCTGGAGTAGACCGAACCACCCGTCCACTCGCTGCCGATCTTGAACGAGTGGCCGCCGCTCCACGAGTGACAACCGAGCCGCATGTGTTCGTAGGGTGTCTGGAGCTTGACTTTGTAGTCGCTCGCAATAGTCTCGGCGCCCTCGTAGTAGTCCTCGCGGTCCGTCCAGGCGTAGCCGCACGCTGTGGAGTAGTCGGTGTGCCACCAAGCCCAGTCGTCGTCGGTGTAGAGGCATGCCTTCACGTTGCTCGTTACCACGCCGAGGCGCCAGTCGTGGACCTTGGTCAGGTAGCGGCGAATCAGAGAGACCTGGGTCTGGCCCGACTCGAGCGTGAGGTTGTGCGCCACCGTGCGGCCGGTGTAGATCTCCGGGCCTTCGTCGCCCGTTCCAGCCGTGTGCAGGTCAAGGTAGCCGTCACCGTCAGTGTCGGTCCACGCGCCGTCCATGTCCATGAGGAACAGCTCACATGGGAAGGTGGCTGAGCCGCCCTCGTTGTAGTCGTTCGGGTGCCGGAACCACGGCACGACCAAGTTGCCGATCAGGTAGACGGCTTCCAGGCTGTCGGCCTGGGCATATTTGGCCTGCAGCAGGCTGCGCAACCCGGCGGCCGTGCCGCCCGAGAGTTCGACCAGCTCGACCGTGTAACCCTCGCCCTCGACGTCGGCAATGTAGACGTCAAGCAGGTCGTCAATCGACTCATAGAGCGAGTCGTTGACAACGATGAGCAGCCGGCGTACGGAGCCGCTTGCCGCCGGCTCGATGCCGTCGTCCAAGCCGGTGTCCACTGGCGCCGCAGGCGTGACGTAGACAGTCCGGGCCGCCAGCGGCCGCTGGGGCAGGTCGGTGGCAAGGTGCCGGATGGGCGCTGCCGGCGGCGGTCCACCGGCGGCGCGCCGAGGTGCGCCAACGGCGAGCGCCGGCACGAGTAGCCCAATCAATCCGGTGAACAGGACAACACGACCGCACGCGAGATGCACCATGGAACTCAAACCTCCGCTCTGTAGTGTCCGAGACAGATACCGTACGACAAAGGCGGTTTGACGGAGAGGCAGAGGGGTACCGAGAGCACCCGGCGCGTTGCGGCAAGCCTGATTCTCATACCCGAGGGCCACCTAACGTACGAATGAAATGAAGACGGCCAGCACACGAGGCCCTTCTGGGTACATATTGTTACTAGCATCCGGGGCGCGAAGCGTCAAGGCGCGCTTGCCCAGAAAAGATTCCTCGGGCGAAGGGATGAGGTTTGGATACACCGAGAGCCAGTCGTTTCTCCCTGGACTCACCCTCCGTCAGGCTGAGGCGGAGAGCAGAAGGCCGACGACCTTCTGCGTTTTCGCGGGTGTTGACAGCAGACGCGCTCGGCTCTAGCGTAGACTGCGGCTAAGGAGCAATCGTTGGCATGGCATTGATGGATCTGATCCGGGCGAGGCGCAGCGTGCGGCGGTACGCCGAGCGGCCGGTCGATCGCGGCCTGATCGAGGAGTGTCTCGAGGCGGCCCGGCTGGCGCCGTCGGCCGAGAACGTCCAGCCATGGCGATTCGTCGTTGTGGACGATGGGGACGCGAGGGCGCGGCTGGCTGAGGCGGCCTTCTCGGGCGTCTACCGCCCCACGCGCTTTGCAGCCAAGGCGCCCGTGATCGTTGCCGTGCTCGCCAAGCCGGACATCATTGCCAACCGGCTCGGCCGCGCGATCCAGGGCACGAAGTACTACCTTATCGACTGCGCGATTGCCTGCCAGCATTTTGTGTTGCGGGCCACCGAGCTCGGCCTCGGGGTGTGTTATATTGGCTGGTACAGCAAGCGGGGTGTGAGAACAGCTCTCCAAGTACCTCGGTCGCACGATATTGTCGTGCTCCTCGCGGTGGGATACCCCGAGGACGAGCCGCACAAAACAAGACCCCGGAAGGAACTGTATGATCTTGTGTCATACAATAGGTTCGGGCAGCGATAGTCCGCCATCCGAAGCTGTTGGTGGGAGACATGAATAGCCGGCAGCGCTGATCGTCCAACCCTGTGCATACGCGCACAGGCCCTATGCGTGTGCGCGTTGACTCCGGAGGACCGTGTGCCATGAAACGGTGGCTTCTCTCATCTCTTGTGCTGGCTGCGATCGCGCTCCTCGCCGTTGGCGGTTGCGATGACGACTATGGGTCGTCCCGGCTGGTGGTCATCAACAACACGCACAGCACCGTGCTCGTCGAAGTGGACGAGCACGCTGACGGTGACATCGACGTGGGAGCCACGATGCCGCCCGGCTCGCGCACCGACTGGGTGCTCGACGCCGGCTGGGTCGTCGTCTTTGTCGACGGCGACGGGACCGAGGTTTTCCTCGACGAGGACTTCGACGGCGTCTTCGAGATTGCCGACAGGTAGCACGGGGCGATCCGGCCGTTACCCCCACAGCCGAGTGTGGGACTTCTCCACGGTTCGCCCCGGTTTGGCACGCCCATGCCAAGGTGCATTGGGCCGTGTTTCCCTGTTTTCGTCCGGCGCGGAACCCCAAGCGTGGTATAGTCCGTCGAAGGTTGTGTGTTGCGGTAGCCATTGCTGACGCGTGGGCTGGACGACGCGGATGGGTCGCTTTGGGGAGAATGTCTCGACTTGGATGGGGGCTTTGACCCGTCCCCATGAAGCCGCCGGGCTTGTGATCGACGAGCGCCGTGGGGCTCGGTTCGCGTGGTTCCTGGTCGGATGCGTCGCCGTGTTGTACTGCGCCTACGGGGCGAGTATGGGTATCTACCGCGGCGCGGTCGCCAGTCTCTTCTCGGCGCTCAAGTTCCCTATGCTCTATCTGGCCACGTTTGCCATCTGCTTCCCGCTGTTCTACGTGCTGAACTGCTTGTATGGCCAGCGATTGGCGGGATCGCAGTGCTTGCGCCTGCTGCTCATCGCGTCGAGCGCCAACGCGCTGGCGGTGGCGAGCTTCGCGCCGTTCAGCCTGCTCTTCTCGCTGACCACCACCGGGTCACAGGCCGACTACAGATTCATCATCGGACTTCAGGTCGCGGTGCTCGCGCTGGCCGCGTTCGTCAGCGTCATCGAGATGGGGCTGGTCTTTCGGGCGACGGCGGCACGGCTCGGGCGGCGGCTTCGGCCCGGTCTCGTTGTGAGCTGGGCTGCGGTGTATGCTCTTGTGTTGTCGCAGATGGCGTGGGTGTTGCGGCCCTGGCTCGGCAAGTGGCAGATCGAGTACCAGCCGCTTCGGGCTCTGGGCGGCTCATTTCTCAAGGCGTTGTGGGACCTGCTGCACTGAGGGGAAGACACGGATCCGAACTCATTGATACGAGAAGGGAGAAGGAACCATGGACCGAGACGATCGTGGTCGTGAGCATGCGCCAGGCGGACCGCCTCCGCCTCCGCCGCCTCCTCCGTGGCCGCCCGCTCAGGCACCGCTATACACGCGACCGGGGGAGGATATGGAGATCGTCGAGCCGGTTGAGCCGGCCGAGCTGCCGGGCGGATTCTGGGCCCGCGTTGACTACATGCTCCACAACCCGGAGTGCGTCATCGAGTCGATGCGCCGCGGTCTCGAGTTGCGGAAGCTGTCGCTCAGCTTCCTGGTCATCTCGCTGGGGCTGGCGGCCATCTACGGCGCGGTGATGGGGGCGACCAACCTGTTGCAGTGGACGGCGATGGCCACCGACGGCAAGCTGCTCATGATCGTCAGCTCCGCGATCAAGGTGCCCGTGCTGTTCCTGCTCTCGCTGGTGATCGTCGTGGCGCCCGTCTACGTGTTGAACACGTTTGTCGGGCCGCGGCTGTCGTTTCCGCAGATTTCGACCGTGGCGCTTGCCTCGACGGCGGTGATGAGCATCGTGCTGGCGAGCACGGCGACGGTGGCGGTATTCTTTTCGATTACACTCCAGAGCTACCACTTCATCAAGTCGCTGCACGTGGTGTTCTTCGTCTATGCCGCGCTGGTGGGCTTACGTTTCTTCCGCAAGAGCATTCGGGCTGTGACGCCGGTGACGATGCGGCACCGGCTCGGCGGCCTGTTCACGCTGGCGCTCGTGCTCTACGCGTTCGTCGGCATGCAGCTCTCGTGGGTGCTGCGGCCGTTCGTGGGCGATCCCGATATGAAGTACCAGGTCTTCCGCCCGCGCTCCGGCAGCTTCTACACGTCCGTGCCCAAGTCGCTCCGCCGCGGCCTGGTTGAGGCGGTCCAGGGGAATGAGGAACGGAAGAAGCCTGGCGACGACGGCAAGACAGGGGCGTTGCCTCAGAGCGACTCCTCTCAGGATGGCGTGCTCCAGGACAACAACGGCGCCGCCGGCCCCGGGCGCGAGCCGCACTGAGGCGCAAGGAGGGAACAGACCGCTGCGCCTTGCCGCCGAGGAAGGCGCCGGACGGCGCCGCGCCGAAAGATGAGCCGGCGAGCAAGCCGTGCGTCAGCGCCGGCACAGCAGTACCCGCTTGCCCGCGTTGTCTGTGAAGCCCTCCGGGCTGTAGGGATAGGGCTCACCGCGCCGCCAGTTTTTCCAGTCCACGACTGCCGGATCGTCGCCGTGAGCGGCCAGCAGTTCCAGGCCTGCTCTTGCCAGCAGCTCCTCAAGCTCCGGCAGAAGGTACAAGCGCCATGAGAGAGGCATCCTGCAACGTTCCCCGGTTGCCAGGTTGAGGGCCAGGACGTCGAAACCGAATCGGCCTTGGCGAACGTCCCTGGTCCCCTCGGTGAGGAAGAGCAAGTTCTCGTTCCCTTCGCGGAAAGACCAGCCCTGTTCCAGCTTGGCGGGCAGCGCCGTGTCGTTCTGCGTGTCGATCAGCGCCCGTCCGCCTTCCTTCAAGGCGTTGCGGATGCCCCGGAGCGTGGCGATGTTCTCGGCGTGTGCGAACATGCCGAAGGTGTTCCCCCAGAGGACCACGCCGTCGAACCGGGTGTCGAACACGCCGTCGAACGCCATCTGAGTCATGTCGCCCGCGAGGAAGCTGACGGCGACCCCGGCTTCTTCCGCCTTGCGGCGAGCGAGTTCCAGGTAAGGCTGTGACCACTCCAAGCCGGTGACCTCGTACCCTCGCCTGGCCAGTTCGATTGAGTGGTGGCCCAGGCCGCAGCCCAGGTCGAGGATTCTGGCTCCCTGGGTCAATGCCAATGCCTTCTCTATGAAGCCAACTGACGAACGCACGGAGGCGTCTGATGGGATCCCCTCGAACTCCCAGAAGAGCATGTTGGCGAAGGCTTGCTGCCACGGCTGTTCGGAATCCCGTGCACTCTTGGTCTCTTTCATTGGTTCGTCCTCCAGAAAAAAGGCGGCCACGCGCATCAAACCGCAACGTGGCCGCCGGGATTCTCGACGGGCGCTGTCGCCTCCTGGGGTCACCGAATCATCGTTCCTCCAGGAGGTGTG is a genomic window of Verrucomicrobiota bacterium containing:
- a CDS encoding class I SAM-dependent methyltransferase — protein: MKETKSARDSEQPWQQAFANMLFWEFEGIPSDASVRSSVGFIEKALALTQGARILDLGCGLGHHSIELARRGYEVTGLEWSQPYLELARRKAEEAGVAVSFLAGDMTQMAFDGVFDTRFDGVVLWGNTFGMFAHAENIATLRGIRNALKEGGRALIDTQNDTALPAKLEQGWSFREGNENLLFLTEGTRDVRQGRFGFDVLALNLATGERCRMPLSWRLYLLPELEELLARAGLELLAAHGDDPAVVDWKNWRRGEPYPYSPEGFTDNAGKRVLLCRR
- a CDS encoding nitroreductase family protein, which codes for MALMDLIRARRSVRRYAERPVDRGLIEECLEAARLAPSAENVQPWRFVVVDDGDARARLAEAAFSGVYRPTRFAAKAPVIVAVLAKPDIIANRLGRAIQGTKYYLIDCAIACQHFVLRATELGLGVCYIGWYSKRGVRTALQVPRSHDIVVLLAVGYPEDEPHKTRPRKELYDLVSYNRFGQR
- a CDS encoding right-handed parallel beta-helix repeat-containing protein — encoded protein: MVHLACGRVVLFTGLIGLLVPALAVGAPRRAAGGPPPAAPIRHLATDLPQRPLAARTVYVTPAAPVDTGLDDGIEPAASGSVRRLLIVVNDSLYESIDDLLDVYIADVEGEGYTVELVELSGGTAAGLRSLLQAKYAQADSLEAVYLIGNLVVPWFRHPNDYNEGGSATFPCELFLMDMDGAWTDTDGDGYLDLHTAGTGDEGPEIYTGRTVAHNLTLESGQTQVSLIRRYLTKVHDWRLGVVTSNVKACLYTDDDWAWWHTDYSTACGYAWTDREDYYEGAETIASDYKVKLQTPYEHMRLGCHSWSGGHSFKIGSEWTGGSVYSSDIVNTPPKVIYYNLYACSNALWTDSNCMGVWYTMNRGPGLGAIGSTKTGGMNENGPYYQPIGQFYPIGYAAQNWFDSFQPYDNGERSWTFGMMWLGDPTLWRTRVAPGTFALAAPASGTQYAAPDLWLSWGTSVPVGVYETVTYRLSVDNNEQFTSPELVVDGLTDTSYHITAADGLTGLRQYWKVEAVTNFGKVRPSSSTRWFTIALDTDNDGMPDDWETTHGLDPFDPTDAMRDADGDLLLNVEELELGSDPRSGDSPAMLYVDAGHSGGAPNGSPAQPFGAIQAAIDAAVAPTVVRVLPGTYTEHVVMADSVWLLGSGSNQTLLASPGGGPAVFFDGVQGGLIAGFTIAAGPSDVLIRSWGSTTTVRDCTCTGGLNGIGADISGSIKIINCLLADNTSNGIYIGGTVLANLTNCTIANNAANGAKVAYRNSVDLENSILWGNGADLSISSSATVTARYCNIGDGTFAGTQGCIAVDPHFVNGPLHDYYLSQTAAGQALNSPCVDAGNPLNPAGLDRQTTRTDGVRDTGIIDMGCHMPYALSISSITASSPVTIEWNAQPGLQYVVEWSTDLQIWSEVEAGAVSSWTDPDTTGAMRKFYRVREK